Proteins found in one Vallitalea guaymasensis genomic segment:
- a CDS encoding M56 family metallopeptidase, whose amino-acid sequence MSHWIINKLLYMTITSSILIVTIMITKKVLGKKLSVRWNYYVWLLIIIQLLIPMSIKSDLSIYNLLTYDNLDNSTYLNADYSKPIDVDEANNTSLKTDTKSYQQSKQKNVLTLRKLIYVIWFIGFIIITLYYLIFNLKLIHKFKRCKCNDLQLEHLFRSCKSVIAPTQNVRLLVSDFINVPSLYGIIRPVIIMPKFILTNKDEKEVRLLLIHELMHLKLRHNVIKGIYLLLTTIYWFNPLIWLGLKKLDEDGELYCDNEVVNFISSDDNIVYGNLIIDLASYDKDFRLPIQAVSFINNKKYIKKRVLNIAYKKSKNRKTRIIGCLITFIMAFTLMTSAKTDTSSLTDRIEQETGIILNTEAKNIINILAKDDSGYISTTHTDNDILIKYDCITGSTKQYTNLFSIRLMDIDGIPKKCVIYIEQLDILKNTDSAKKHYMPLFSEVLNSLFNNNNITDFITQNCTIKSLQNTEETIIDNYKINHIMDGKHKFYISWK is encoded by the coding sequence ATGTCTCATTGGATAATAAATAAATTACTATATATGACTATTACATCTTCAATATTGATAGTTACAATTATGATAACAAAAAAAGTGTTAGGCAAGAAATTATCTGTAAGATGGAATTATTACGTTTGGCTGTTAATAATTATCCAATTGCTTATTCCAATGTCAATTAAAAGTGACTTAAGCATATATAACCTTCTTACCTATGATAATCTTGACAACAGTACCTATTTAAATGCTGACTATAGTAAACCAATAGATGTTGATGAAGCAAATAATACTTCATTGAAAACGGATACTAAATCATATCAGCAGTCCAAACAAAAAAATGTACTTACACTTAGAAAGCTAATATATGTTATTTGGTTTATAGGGTTTATCATTATAACTTTATACTATTTAATTTTCAACCTAAAACTAATACATAAATTTAAAAGGTGTAAATGTAATGATTTACAATTAGAACATTTATTCAGGAGCTGTAAATCAGTTATAGCTCCTACACAAAATGTGAGATTATTAGTTTCAGATTTTATTAATGTTCCTTCCCTATATGGTATAATACGTCCAGTTATAATTATGCCAAAATTTATCTTAACTAACAAAGATGAAAAAGAAGTCAGGCTTCTATTAATACATGAGCTGATGCATCTGAAACTTAGACATAATGTGATAAAAGGTATCTATCTGCTATTAACAACTATCTATTGGTTTAATCCATTAATATGGTTAGGACTGAAAAAGTTAGATGAAGATGGTGAATTATACTGTGATAATGAAGTCGTTAATTTTATTAGCTCAGACGATAATATTGTTTATGGAAATCTAATAATAGATTTAGCATCATATGATAAAGATTTTCGATTACCAATTCAGGCAGTCAGCTTCATAAACAATAAAAAATACATCAAAAAAAGAGTATTGAACATAGCCTATAAAAAAAGTAAAAATCGTAAAACTAGAATCATTGGATGTTTAATAACTTTTATTATGGCATTCACTCTAATGACTTCTGCTAAAACAGATACCTCTTCATTAACGGATAGAATAGAACAAGAAACAGGAATCATATTAAATACTGAAGCAAAAAATATAATCAATATATTAGCAAAAGATGATTCCGGTTATATATCCACCACCCACACTGATAATGATATTCTTATAAAATATGATTGTATAACAGGTTCAACAAAACAATACACTAATTTATTTAGTATTAGACTTATGGACATTGATGGTATTCCAAAAAAATGCGTTATCTACATAGAACAATTAGACATATTAAAAAATACTGATTCAGCTAAAAAACACTATATGCCATTATTTTCAGAAGTCCTAAACTCATTATTTAATAATAATAACATTACAGACTTTATAACTCAAAATTGCACCATTAAAAGCTTGCAAAACACAGAAGAAACTATTATAGACAATTATAAGATCAATCATATCATGGATGGTAAACACAAATTCTATATTAGCTGGAAATAA